One stretch of Anaerolineae bacterium DNA includes these proteins:
- a CDS encoding NAD(P)-dependent oxidoreductase, which produces MSSAITAALPAYIEDEASLDEVMSRPSPALVEDLTALEGDIMILGVAGKMGPTLARLARRASDEAGVSRRVIGVSRFSQPGTRQQLESWGVETIACDLLDREALASLPQARNIVFMAGRKFGSTGAEATTWAMNAYLPGLVAERFPDSRFVVFSSGNVYPLVPVISGGAVEEDLTAPVGEYAQSVLARERLFEYFSRERGIPVTLIRLNYAIDLRYGVLFDIGAKVHAGEPVDVTMGHANVIWQGDANSYVLRAFGLCSSPPAVLNVTGPEIVSVRRVAQRFGELLGREPVIQGQESPTAFLNNAGRCFSLFGYPTVPLDTMIRWIARWLELGGSSLGKPTHFETRDGRF; this is translated from the coding sequence ATGAGTTCGGCCATCACGGCCGCCTTGCCGGCTTACATCGAGGACGAGGCCTCTTTGGACGAGGTTATGTCGCGACCCTCCCCCGCGCTGGTGGAGGACCTGACCGCGCTGGAGGGCGACATCATGATCCTGGGCGTGGCCGGCAAGATGGGTCCCACCCTGGCCCGCTTGGCCCGTCGTGCCAGCGACGAGGCCGGCGTATCCCGGCGCGTGATCGGCGTCTCTCGTTTCTCCCAGCCGGGCACCAGGCAGCAACTGGAGTCCTGGGGCGTGGAGACCATCGCCTGCGACCTGCTCGACCGAGAGGCACTGGCCAGCCTGCCCCAGGCCCGCAATATCGTCTTCATGGCCGGCCGCAAGTTCGGCTCCACTGGCGCCGAGGCCACCACCTGGGCCATGAACGCTTACCTGCCTGGGCTGGTGGCAGAGCGATTCCCCGACTCCCGCTTCGTGGTCTTCTCCAGCGGCAACGTCTATCCTCTCGTGCCCGTTATCTCCGGCGGAGCAGTGGAGGAGGACCTGACTGCCCCGGTGGGCGAGTATGCCCAATCGGTCCTGGCTCGCGAACGGCTCTTCGAGTACTTCTCTCGCGAGAGAGGCATCCCCGTCACCCTCATTCGCCTGAACTACGCCATTGACCTGCGCTATGGGGTGCTGTTCGACATTGGCGCCAAGGTGCACGCCGGAGAGCCGGTGGACGTCACCATGGGTCACGCCAACGTCATCTGGCAAGGCGACGCCAATAGCTACGTCCTGCGAGCCTTCGGCCTGTGCTCCTCTCCACCCGCCGTCCTGAACGTCACTGGGCCTGAGATCGTCTCCGTGCGCCGAGTGGCGCAGCGCTTCGGCGAGCTCCTGGGACGCGAGCCGGTCATCCAGGGGCAAGAGTCGCCCACTGCCTTCCTCAACAACGCCGGACGCTGCTTCTCCCTCTTCGGCTATCCCACCGTCCCCCTGGACACCATGATCCGGTGGATCGCCCGCTGGCTGGAGCTCGGGGGCAGCAGCCTGGGCAAGCCCACCCACTTCGAGACTCGCGACGGCCGGTTCTAG
- the dgoD gene encoding galactonate dehydratase → MRIVGVETVAVKPRWLLVKVATDEGLVGWGEATLEGHIPAVAAEIGHWRERLLGQDPRRIQHLWQGFYRHAFYRGGPVQCSALSGLEQALWDIVGRWLGVPVHAMLGGAVRERVRLYRHVGGDGPEELAQAGRHAVAAGFTALKTGGLDPGRSPMEPPQVVRRAVQRIEALRQAVGPTVDIGIDLHGRASPALAIRLARALEPYDPAFIEEPCLPESVTALAQVARATSIPIATGERLYTKWGFREVLAQGAAAILQPDLSHAGGILECRFIAAMAEAYFVSVAPHCPLGPVALAACLQLDACIPNFAVQEHVSLGEGYLKKPFLLEDGHVRVPEGPGLGIEVDEEALAQHADEGLWRNPAAYAEDGSVSDW, encoded by the coding sequence ATGCGCATCGTAGGAGTAGAGACGGTGGCGGTGAAGCCCAGGTGGCTGCTGGTGAAGGTGGCCACGGACGAGGGGTTGGTGGGATGGGGAGAGGCTACGCTGGAAGGCCACATCCCGGCGGTGGCAGCCGAGATCGGGCACTGGCGCGAACGCCTCCTGGGCCAGGACCCCCGGCGCATTCAGCACCTGTGGCAAGGTTTCTATCGGCATGCCTTCTATCGCGGGGGACCGGTGCAGTGTAGCGCCCTCAGCGGGCTGGAGCAGGCACTGTGGGACATCGTCGGTCGGTGGCTGGGAGTACCGGTACACGCCATGCTGGGAGGAGCGGTACGGGAGCGGGTGCGCCTCTACCGGCACGTGGGCGGAGATGGCCCCGAGGAACTGGCGCAGGCGGGCCGGCACGCTGTAGCGGCAGGCTTCACCGCGCTCAAGACAGGAGGCCTGGACCCGGGACGAAGTCCGATGGAGCCGCCTCAAGTGGTCCGTCGGGCGGTGCAGCGGATCGAGGCCTTGCGCCAGGCGGTGGGCCCGACGGTGGACATCGGTATAGATCTGCACGGGCGCGCCAGCCCGGCGCTGGCGATACGTCTGGCGCGGGCGCTAGAGCCTTACGATCCTGCCTTTATCGAGGAGCCTTGCCTGCCCGAAAGCGTGACGGCCTTGGCCCAGGTGGCCCGGGCGACCAGCATACCCATCGCCACCGGCGAGAGGCTCTACACCAAGTGGGGCTTCCGGGAGGTGCTGGCCCAGGGGGCGGCCGCCATCTTGCAGCCGGACCTGTCGCACGCCGGGGGCATACTGGAATGCCGGTTCATCGCTGCCATGGCCGAGGCCTACTTCGTCTCGGTGGCGCCGCACTGCCCTTTGGGGCCGGTGGCACTAGCTGCCTGCCTGCAACTAGATGCCTGCATCCCCAACTTCGCCGTCCAGGAGCATGTCTCCTTAGGGGAGGGGTATCTGAAGAAGCCATTCCTGCTGGAGGATGGGCATGTCCGGGTGCCCGAAGGGCCGGGGCTGGGCATCGAAGTGGACGAGGAGGCCCTCGCTCAGCACGCCGACGAGGGCCTGTGGCGCAACCCGGCGGCTTACGCCGAGGATGGGAGCGTCAGCGACTGGTAA
- a CDS encoding dihydrodipicolinate synthase family protein — translation MSESPMPPSGILSLIRRGTVIPAHPLALTEERRLDERHQRALTRYYLAAGAGGVAVAVHTTQFEIREPEFDLLQPVLTLAAEEARAYQQKTGRDVALIAGVVGDTRQAVREAELASRLGYHAVLLSLAALKQADTGTLIQHCRRVAEVMPLFGFYLQPAVGGRVLPYDFWRRFAEIENVIAIKMAPFNRYQTIDVVRGVVEAGRVDEIALYTGNDDHILLDLVTPFPFRVGDRSVVARVVGGLLGQWAVWTRRAVEMHAQARRLAQSGDPIPQDFLGAANELTDANAALFDVAHNYAGCIAGINEVLRRQGLLASRACLNPREDLSPGQAAEITRVQNAYPALIDDDFVAEHLQEWLR, via the coding sequence ATGTCCGAGAGCCCCATGCCACCCTCTGGTATTCTCTCCCTCATCCGACGGGGCACGGTGATTCCGGCTCACCCCCTCGCCCTCACCGAAGAGCGCCGGTTGGACGAGCGGCATCAGCGTGCCCTCACCCGCTACTACCTCGCTGCCGGAGCCGGCGGCGTGGCCGTGGCGGTGCACACCACCCAGTTCGAGATCCGAGAACCGGAGTTCGACCTGCTGCAGCCGGTGCTCACCCTAGCTGCCGAGGAAGCCCGCGCTTACCAGCAGAAGACAGGGCGCGACGTAGCCCTCATCGCCGGGGTGGTAGGCGACACCCGGCAAGCTGTACGCGAAGCGGAACTGGCCTCACGCCTGGGATATCATGCCGTGCTGCTCAGCCTGGCGGCCCTCAAGCAGGCGGACACCGGCACGCTCATCCAGCACTGCCGCCGGGTGGCAGAAGTCATGCCCCTGTTCGGCTTCTACCTTCAGCCGGCCGTGGGAGGGCGCGTCCTTCCCTACGACTTCTGGCGCCGCTTCGCCGAGATCGAGAACGTGATCGCCATCAAGATGGCTCCCTTCAACCGCTATCAGACCATAGACGTGGTGCGGGGCGTGGTCGAAGCAGGACGCGTGGACGAGATCGCCCTCTACACCGGCAACGACGATCACATCCTGCTGGATCTGGTCACTCCGTTTCCCTTCCGGGTCGGCGATCGCTCGGTCGTGGCCCGGGTGGTAGGCGGGCTGTTGGGCCAGTGGGCGGTGTGGACGCGCCGGGCAGTGGAGATGCACGCCCAGGCTCGACGCCTGGCCCAGTCCGGAGACCCCATTCCCCAGGACTTCCTGGGCGCGGCCAACGAGCTCACCGACGCCAACGCCGCCCTGTTCGATGTGGCTCACAACTACGCCGGGTGCATCGCCGGTATCAACGAGGTGCTGCGCCGGCAGGGGCTTCTGGCCAGTCGCGCCTGCCTCAATCCGCGCGAGGACCTGTCTCCCGGGCAGGCGGCCGAGATCACCCGGGTGCAGAACGCCTATCCCGCCCTGATTGACGACGACTTCGTGGCCGAGCACCTACAGGAGTGGCTCCGCTGA